From a single Paludibaculum fermentans genomic region:
- a CDS encoding MBOAT family O-acyltransferase, with product MLFDTPVYFFFLAVIVVAYWQLSWRPQNVMLLAASYFFYGWWDWRFLGLILISTVVDYHCAKYIADSEDPWRRRLLLSISLLLNVTFLGFFKYFNFFTDSFVVLLHSLGINYVPTLVLQIILPPGISFYTFQEIAYMVDVYHRKLPATRSLVDYALFISLFPHLIAGPIQRPDHLLPQVQKPRVFDSEKVFSGVMLILTGLFRKCVIADNCGLLANAAFGGKLGDPNLAVLALGTYAFAWQIYGDFSGYSDIARGSAQLMGFHFMVNFRQPYLATSLQDFWRRWHISLSTWLRDYLYIPLGGNRGGEAKTYRNLMTTMLLGGLWHGANWTFVIWGGIHGGGLAVERLLSRWTGADRKPEPSKQAALFSPKAWMWRVFWFHMVCLAWIFFRAQSIQGAFHVLAGLGHPGWRPELLAAFEFLALFSIPLFLLDLVLEYREEEYPLEKTKPYYQLAYAASLLLLVTLFSANDVNAFLYFQF from the coding sequence ATGCTTTTTGACACGCCCGTCTACTTCTTCTTCCTAGCTGTCATTGTCGTCGCCTACTGGCAACTGTCGTGGCGTCCGCAGAATGTCATGCTGCTGGCGGCGAGCTACTTCTTTTATGGCTGGTGGGACTGGCGTTTTCTTGGCCTGATCCTGATCTCCACCGTGGTGGATTACCATTGCGCCAAGTACATCGCGGATTCAGAGGATCCATGGCGGCGGCGCCTGCTGCTCTCCATTTCGCTGCTGCTGAATGTGACGTTCCTGGGCTTCTTCAAGTACTTCAATTTCTTCACCGATTCGTTCGTGGTGCTGCTCCATTCCCTGGGCATTAACTATGTGCCCACCCTGGTGCTCCAGATCATCCTGCCGCCCGGCATCTCCTTCTATACCTTCCAGGAGATCGCCTACATGGTGGATGTGTATCACCGCAAGCTGCCGGCCACGCGTTCGCTGGTGGACTACGCCCTGTTCATCTCGCTGTTTCCGCATTTGATTGCCGGCCCTATCCAGCGGCCTGACCATCTCCTGCCGCAGGTGCAGAAGCCGCGGGTGTTCGACTCGGAGAAGGTCTTCTCCGGAGTGATGCTGATCCTCACCGGCCTGTTCCGCAAATGCGTCATCGCCGACAATTGCGGCCTGCTGGCCAACGCCGCCTTTGGGGGCAAGCTGGGCGACCCGAACCTGGCGGTGCTGGCCCTGGGCACGTATGCGTTCGCCTGGCAGATCTACGGTGATTTCAGCGGTTACAGCGACATCGCACGCGGCAGCGCCCAATTGATGGGTTTTCACTTCATGGTGAACTTCCGGCAGCCCTACCTGGCTACCAGCCTGCAGGATTTCTGGCGGCGCTGGCACATCAGCCTGAGCACCTGGCTGCGCGACTATCTGTACATTCCCCTGGGCGGCAACCGCGGCGGGGAAGCCAAAACCTACCGGAACCTGATGACCACCATGCTGCTGGGCGGTTTGTGGCACGGGGCCAACTGGACCTTTGTGATCTGGGGCGGCATCCACGGCGGCGGCCTGGCGGTGGAGCGGCTGCTTTCCCGCTGGACCGGCGCCGATCGCAAGCCGGAGCCCAGCAAACAGGCAGCCCTGTTTTCGCCCAAGGCCTGGATGTGGCGCGTCTTCTGGTTCCATATGGTCTGCCTGGCCTGGATCTTCTTCCGCGCTCAATCGATCCAGGGTGCGTTTCACGTCCTGGCGGGCCTGGGACATCCGGGATGGCGCCCTGAACTGCTGGCGGCCTTCGAATTTCTGGCGCTGTTCAGTATCCCGTTGTTCCTGCTCGACCTGGTGCTGGAATACCGTGAGGAAGAGTATCCACTCGAAAAGACCAAGCCCTACTACCAATTGGCCTACGCCGCTTCACTCCTGCTGCTCGTGACCCTTTTCTCTGCCAACGATGTCAACGCATTCCTCTACTTCCAGTTCTAA
- a CDS encoding glycosyltransferase family 4 protein, which translates to MRIGIVYHGAEFPPSERIEKTAKSLTDAGHEVFLVCNNDGRFPLNEEQVGNVHVLRVKPTFRSVALNKIVKFPAPVNPLWLAQITSAIRRFRLEALQVVDIPLAGAVLYLGRLFRIPVVLDMWENYPEALRGWAQHNWKTRVFKNPDVARAVELHVVRRVAHILTVVEEQKIRLIDDGVPAERISVVTNGVDLGMFLQTPVRNDTPMDAEPDCYKLLYVGELTIERGLDDIIRAMKTVARTVPRVRFYIAGTGSYEQHLRRLVEEEGAGAWVKFLGWLPFREIHSYIVKSDLCLVPHVYNDFINTTIPNKLFQYMALAKPVLVSHAKPLARIVRECNCGFVFESRNPDDAAARILEAYQARDDRGYGERGRLCAEQKYTWDHAAVGLVECYERLSRESAS; encoded by the coding sequence ATGAGAATCGGGATTGTCTATCATGGCGCGGAGTTTCCGCCGTCCGAGCGCATTGAGAAGACCGCCAAGTCACTGACGGACGCCGGCCATGAAGTGTTCCTGGTGTGCAACAACGATGGCCGGTTTCCCCTCAATGAAGAGCAGGTGGGCAATGTCCACGTGTTGCGAGTGAAGCCCACCTTCCGCAGCGTGGCGCTCAACAAGATAGTGAAGTTCCCTGCCCCGGTCAACCCGCTTTGGCTGGCGCAGATCACAAGCGCCATTCGCCGGTTCCGGCTTGAGGCGCTGCAAGTGGTGGACATCCCCCTCGCCGGAGCGGTGCTCTATCTGGGGCGGCTGTTCCGGATCCCCGTCGTGCTCGACATGTGGGAAAACTATCCCGAGGCGCTGCGCGGCTGGGCGCAACACAACTGGAAGACCCGCGTTTTCAAGAATCCGGACGTGGCGCGGGCCGTGGAACTCCACGTAGTCCGGCGAGTGGCTCACATCCTCACCGTGGTGGAGGAGCAGAAGATCCGCCTGATCGACGACGGTGTGCCGGCCGAGCGAATCTCAGTGGTGACGAACGGGGTGGATCTGGGGATGTTCCTGCAGACGCCGGTCCGGAACGACACCCCGATGGACGCCGAGCCGGACTGCTACAAACTGCTGTATGTCGGCGAGTTGACTATCGAACGCGGGTTGGACGACATCATCCGGGCCATGAAGACCGTTGCCCGGACGGTGCCGCGCGTCCGTTTCTACATCGCCGGTACCGGCAGTTATGAACAGCACCTGCGGCGGCTGGTGGAGGAGGAAGGCGCCGGGGCCTGGGTCAAGTTCCTGGGCTGGCTGCCGTTCCGCGAGATTCACTCTTACATTGTGAAGAGCGACCTCTGCCTGGTGCCGCACGTCTATAACGACTTCATCAACACCACCATCCCCAACAAGCTGTTTCAGTACATGGCGCTGGCCAAACCCGTGCTCGTCTCACACGCCAAGCCGCTGGCGCGCATCGTGAGGGAGTGCAACTGCGGTTTTGTGTTCGAGTCCCGCAATCCGGATGATGCCGCCGCGCGGATCCTGGAAGCCTACCAGGCGCGGGACGACCGCGGGTACGGTGAGCGTGGCCGCCTCTGCGCGGAACAGAAGTACACCTGGGATCATGCCGCCGTCGGCTTGGTGGAATGCTATGAGAGGCTGTCCCGCGAGTCCGCGAGCTAG
- a CDS encoding class I SAM-dependent methyltransferase, producing the protein MTESESVNNLLLVGKEAGLWSRGIDFPVRARQLFGDIDLRGKRVLEVGCGRGEFCLWAGVHGASRAVGLEPRSDGFYDAANYLEQFRKLAARLDLSGVEIEPKKLQEHEAPDGSYDLVLSVASINHVDEPACARLHEDTQARAAFSRIFTDLARIMARGGKVVIIDAMRRNLFGDLGLRSPFNPAVTWGKHQQPHLWADLFSGIGFTAPRITYLGNRFFRYAGIPRIPRSLSYCSDSLFRLEMTLGGRP; encoded by the coding sequence ATGACGGAATCTGAAAGTGTAAATAACCTGCTCCTGGTTGGCAAGGAAGCCGGGCTTTGGAGCCGCGGAATTGACTTCCCTGTGCGCGCCCGCCAGCTCTTCGGTGACATTGACCTGCGCGGTAAGCGGGTGCTTGAGGTTGGGTGCGGGCGAGGGGAGTTCTGCCTGTGGGCGGGCGTTCACGGGGCCAGCCGGGCCGTCGGCCTGGAACCGCGGTCCGACGGGTTCTATGATGCCGCCAATTATCTGGAGCAGTTTCGAAAACTGGCGGCGCGTCTCGATCTGAGCGGCGTGGAAATTGAACCGAAAAAACTCCAGGAGCATGAAGCTCCGGACGGCAGCTACGATCTCGTGTTGTCCGTAGCCTCAATCAATCACGTCGATGAGCCGGCGTGCGCCCGCCTGCACGAGGATACGCAAGCCCGGGCCGCGTTCAGCCGGATCTTCACGGATCTGGCGCGCATCATGGCGCGAGGCGGTAAGGTCGTCATCATCGACGCCATGCGGCGTAACCTGTTTGGAGATCTTGGGCTGCGCAGCCCCTTCAACCCTGCGGTCACGTGGGGTAAGCACCAGCAGCCCCATCTGTGGGCCGATCTATTCAGCGGGATTGGTTTCACCGCGCCGCGGATCACCTATCTCGGGAACCGGTTTTTCCGCTACGCCGGAATCCCCCGCATTCCACGCAGCCTGTCTTACTGCAGCGACAGTCTGTTCCGGCTCGAGATGACGTTGGGCGGCCGGCCCTGA